DNA from Ziziphus jujuba cultivar Dongzao chromosome 2, ASM3175591v1:
TCCCACACTAGCATTCTTCCACCATACCTGTTCCATCCTACTTCAGCTTACGTCCACCTCCCTTTCTGTCGAAAAAGATGCCATTACTGTGACTTCCCAATCGTCGCTCTTGGCTCTTCTTCGACCCAAATCGACGACGACCCACGAATCGTCAACTATATGCAGTTGCTTTCTCGGGAAATCAATGCTACGAGACCAGGAACTACGACAAACCCACCTCTGGAAACGGTGTTTTTTGGGGGTGGTACGCCTTCTCTTGTGCCGCCGAGTCTTGTTTCGTCGATTTTGGAGACGTTGAGATTGAAATTTGGGCTGTGTTTGGATGCTGAGATATCAATGGAAATGGACCCTGGGACTTTTGATGCTAAGAAAATGAAAGAGCTAATGGACTTGGGTGTCAACAGGGTCTCCTTGGGAGTTCAGGCATTTCAAGAAGAGTTACTGAAAGCTTGTGGGAGAGCACATGGTCTCAAGGAGGTTTATGAGGCTATTGAGACTGTTAAGTCTTGTGGAGTTGAGAATTGGAGTATGGATCTTATCTCTTCTCTACCTCATCAAACTCCAGAAATGTGGGAAGAGAGTTTGAGGCTCACCATTGAGCAACAACCCCAGCATGTGTCAGTATACGATTTGCAAGTGGAGCAAGGCACGAAATTTGGAGTGTTGTAAGTAATAAAAATTACCAACAAAAATAGTATGTTTAGCTTTGTAAATTGATTTGattctgaaaattaaaattttcaggtATACACCAGGGGAGTTTCCATTGCCCTCTGAAACACAATCAGCTGATTTCTATAAAATGGCTTCAAGAACACTTTCTGATGCGGGTTACAACCACTATGAAATCAGTAGCTACTGCAAGAGCGGGT
Protein-coding regions in this window:
- the LOC125422508 gene encoding uncharacterized protein LOC125422508 — translated: MRVAKLNILPWAKLNGCHDDVLLYPRPTSRSDNIRPFIRSPNYILHYQSINKMLKSTFAPIFSAFPAKHRTRQPSSTAVFRVFAHTPESVQQNASANSHTSILPPYLFHPTSAYVHLPFCRKRCHYCDFPIVALGSSSTQIDDDPRIVNYMQLLSREINATRPGTTTNPPLETVFFGGGTPSLVPPSLVSSILETLRLKFGLCLDAEISMEMDPGTFDAKKMKELMDLGVNRVSLGVQAFQEELLKACGRAHGLKEVYEAIETVKSCGVENWSMDLISSLPHQTPEMWEESLRLTIEQQPQHVSVYDLQVEQGTKFGVLYTPGEFPLPSETQSADFYKMASRTLSDAGYNHYEISSYCKSGFECKHNFTYWKNEPFYAFGLGSASYVGGLRFTRPKKMREYMGYVENLENGSVGCNENIHIDGKDMAMDVVMLSLRTARGLDLRSFAEAYGDSLVHSLCESYRPYVESGHVVCLNEQRRALAADEFNSVLFKEDKDQAKMAYIWLSDPDGFLLSNEMISLAFRVISP